A genomic stretch from Falco naumanni isolate bFalNau1 chromosome 4, bFalNau1.pat, whole genome shotgun sequence includes:
- the SMIM24 gene encoding small integral membrane protein 24 isoform X1 — protein MESGVPSPAGWGSPEAVPIHVPVPTRVPVPTRVPTPTRVPTLLPCRHGPQGAAALAHQPHGRRHLPLYCLCAPAHQPALEDQDAQVGQHSGATSCTHLGTGCQPRGAVGSCHAWGQGQGAVGWDGACAQPLCPLAGSRATSRRPQGMTGTMAGCCGAGTRLPLGVATCWRCCAWPSGAMCGVAVSCMPWWCCAWLGRVLVVLCVAWPCPACPGGAVRGSAVPCAARSCPGHGGGCWYHPRGGGPGARSQAAVPPRLSPAGWSAPAAPTRGPRRTATRRATARSSAGPRPSEAGAAPARPPPAAPSAGPGSAPGFAGGRGAGGRLPPGPGVDQPTAERSAAPHPRRWAGGVSRGGSPAGPQ, from the coding sequence ATGGAATCAGGGGTCCCATCCCCTGCAGGATGGGGTTCCCCTGAAGCTGTCCCCATccatgtccctgtccccacccgtgtccctgtccccacccgTGTCCCCACTCCCACCCGTGTCCCCACACTGCTGCCGTGCAGACATGGGCCCCAAGGAGCTGCAGCCTTGGCTCATCAGCCTCATGGCCGTCGTCATCTTCCTCTTTATTGTCTTTGTGCTCCTGCTCATCAACCGGCTCTGGAAGATCAGGATGCACAGGTGGGCCAGCACAGCGGGGCCACATCCTGCACCCACCTGGGCACTGGGTGCCAGCCCAGGGGGGCTGTAGGGTCCTGCCATGCCTGGGGCCAagggcagggtgctgtggggtgggacGGGGCGTGCGCTCAGCCCCTCTGTCCCCTCGCAGGAAGCAGGGCGACCTCCAGGAGACCCCAGGGGATGACAGGTACCATGGCTGGGTGCTGCGGGGCTGGCACCAGGCTGCCCCTGGGGGTGGCCACATGCTGGCGGTGCTGTGCGTGGCCCAGCGGTGCCATGTGTGGCGTGGCCGTGTCCTGCATGCCCTGGTGGTGCTGTGCGTGGCTTGGCCGTGTCCTGGTGGTGCTGTGCGTGGCTTGGCCGTGTCCTGCATGCCCTGGTGGTGCTGTGCGTGGTTCGGCCGTGCCCTGCGCGGCCCGTTCGTGCCCTGGGCACGGCGGAGGGTGCTGGTACCACCCCCGGGGAGGGGGTCCGGGTGCCCGGTCGCAGGCGGCCGTGCCCCCCCGGCTCTCTCCCGCAGGCTGGAGCGCACCGGCTGCGCCAACGCGGGGGCCGAGACGGACCGCGACGAGGAGAGCGACAGCGAGGAGCAGCGCCGGGCCACGGCCCTCTGAGGCGGGGGCCGCCCCGGctcgccccccgcccgcagccccgtCCGCGGGTCCCGGCTCCGCGCCGGGTTTtgcgggcggccgcggggcgggggggcggttGCCGCCAGGACCCGGCGTGGATCAGCCGACCGCGGAGCGGAGCGCGGCCCCGCACCCCCGGcgctgggcggggggggtgtCCCGGGGCGGGTCCCCGGCCGGTCCCCAGTAA
- the SMIM24 gene encoding small integral membrane protein 24 isoform X2 produces MPTSPCTPGCPGGAHAHPGASDQLRGDLLSRTSLSQCLGSNHSEGKTERSRGTCLLSPVLPTVSPCTGVGWLSGVASLAPKGQWGGGGDGCQPTSSGVPSVHWCQAWHNWDPVSWNQGSHPLQDGVPLKLSPSMSLSPPVSLSPPVSPLPPVSPHCCRADMGPKELQPWLISLMAVVIFLFIVFVLLLINRLWKIRMHRKQGDLQETPGDDRYHGWVLRGWHQAAPGGGHMLAVLCVAQRCHVWRGRVLHALVVLCVAWPCPGGAVRGLAVSCMPWWCCAWFGRALRGPFVPWARRRVLVPPPGRGSGCPVAGGRAPPALSRRLERTGCANAGAETDRDEESDSEEQRRATAL; encoded by the exons ATGCCCacatccccctgcaccccagggtgccctGGGGGAGCCCATGCCCACCCTGGGGCATCGGATCAGCTTCGGGGAGACCTTCTCAGTAGGACCAGTCTGTCCCAGTGCCTCGGCAGCAACCATTCTGAGGGCAAAACAGAAAGATCTAGGGGTacctgcctgctgtccccagtgctccccactGTGTCCCCCTGTacgggggtggggtggctgtCCGGGGTGGCTTCCCTGGCACCCAAGGGacagtggggagggggtggtgaTGGGTGTCAGCCAACGTCCTCTGGTGTCCCCAGTGTCCACTGGTGCCAGGCTTGGCACAATTGGGACCCTGTGTCATGGAATCAGGGGTCCCATCCCCTGCAGGATGGGGTTCCCCTGAAGCTGTCCCCATccatgtccctgtccccacccgtgtccctgtccccacccgTGTCCCCACTCCCACCCGTGTCCCCACACTGCTGCCGTGCAGACATGGGCCCCAAGGAGCTGCAGCCTTGGCTCATCAGCCTCATGGCCGTCGTCATCTTCCTCTTTATTGTCTTTGTGCTCCTGCTCATCAACCGGCTCTGGAAGATCAGGATGCACAG GAAGCAGGGCGACCTCCAGGAGACCCCAGGGGATGACAGGTACCATGGCTGGGTGCTGCGGGGCTGGCACCAGGCTGCCCCTGGGGGTGGCCACATGCTGGCGGTGCTGTGCGTGGCCCAGCGGTGCCATGTGTGGCGTGGCCGTGTCCTGCATGCCCTGGTGGTGCTGTGCGTGGCTTGGCCGTGTCCTGGTGGTGCTGTGCGTGGCTTGGCCGTGTCCTGCATGCCCTGGTGGTGCTGTGCGTGGTTCGGCCGTGCCCTGCGCGGCCCGTTCGTGCCCTGGGCACGGCGGAGGGTGCTGGTACCACCCCCGGGGAGGGGGTCCGGGTGCCCGGTCGCAGGCGGCCGTGCCCCCCCGGCTCTCTCCCGCAGGCTGGAGCGCACCGGCTGCGCCAACGCGGGGGCCGAGACGGACCGCGACGAGGAGAGCGACAGCGAGGAGCAGCGCCGGGCCACGGCCCTCTGA
- the SMIM24 gene encoding small integral membrane protein 24 isoform X3, whose translation MPTRGGPQPWAWGCCHSPRGGGHWVPRGAGGCTRGEVPPPRGSRSHVAVALGGLLSPIKATRWPQVQRAAPACGASSGVGEEPTSGCRMWPRDWWPLSLLVLLILTSTTQGQADMGPKELQPWLISLMAVVIFLFIVFVLLLINRLWKIRMHRKQGDLQETPGDDRYHGWVLRGWHQAAPGGGHMLAVLCVAQRCHVWRGRVLHALVVLCVAWPCPGGAVRGLAVSCMPWWCCAWFGRALRGPFVPWARRRVLVPPPGRGSGCPVAGGRAPPALSRRLERTGCANAGAETDRDEESDSEEQRRATAL comes from the exons ATGCCCACCCGGGggggaccccagccctgggcatgGGGCTGCTGCCACAGTCCCCGAGGTGGTGGCCACTGGGTGCCACggggtgctggtggctgcaCCAGGGGAGAGGTGCCACCTCCCAGGGGTTCCAGGAGCCACGTTGCCGTGGCACTTGGTGGCCTCTTGAGCCCAATAAAAGCCACCCGTTGGCCCCAGGTGCAGAGAGCAGCGCCGGCGTGCGGGGCCAGCAGCGGCGTGGGAGAGGAGCCCACCTCGGGGTGTAGGATGTGGCCAAGGGACTGGTGGCCCCTCTCCCTCCTGGTCCTGCTCATCCTCACCAGCACCACCCAGGGACAGGCTG ACATGGGCCCCAAGGAGCTGCAGCCTTGGCTCATCAGCCTCATGGCCGTCGTCATCTTCCTCTTTATTGTCTTTGTGCTCCTGCTCATCAACCGGCTCTGGAAGATCAGGATGCACAG GAAGCAGGGCGACCTCCAGGAGACCCCAGGGGATGACAGGTACCATGGCTGGGTGCTGCGGGGCTGGCACCAGGCTGCCCCTGGGGGTGGCCACATGCTGGCGGTGCTGTGCGTGGCCCAGCGGTGCCATGTGTGGCGTGGCCGTGTCCTGCATGCCCTGGTGGTGCTGTGCGTGGCTTGGCCGTGTCCTGGTGGTGCTGTGCGTGGCTTGGCCGTGTCCTGCATGCCCTGGTGGTGCTGTGCGTGGTTCGGCCGTGCCCTGCGCGGCCCGTTCGTGCCCTGGGCACGGCGGAGGGTGCTGGTACCACCCCCGGGGAGGGGGTCCGGGTGCCCGGTCGCAGGCGGCCGTGCCCCCCCGGCTCTCTCCCGCAGGCTGGAGCGCACCGGCTGCGCCAACGCGGGGGCCGAGACGGACCGCGACGAGGAGAGCGACAGCGAGGAGCAGCGCCGGGCCACGGCCCTCTGA
- the SMIM24 gene encoding small integral membrane protein 24 isoform X4 → MPTSPCTPGCPGGAHAHPGASDQLRGDLLSRTSLSQCLGSNHSEGKTERSRGTCLLSPVLPTVSPCTGVGWLSGVASLAPKGQWGGGGDGCQPTSSGVPSVHWCQAWHNWDPVSWNQGSHPLQDGVPLKLSPSMSLSPPVSLSPPVSPLPPVSPHCCRADMGPKELQPWLISLMAVVIFLFIVFVLLLINRLWKIRMHRKQGDLQETPGDDRLERTGCANAGAETDRDEESDSEEQRRATAL, encoded by the exons ATGCCCacatccccctgcaccccagggtgccctGGGGGAGCCCATGCCCACCCTGGGGCATCGGATCAGCTTCGGGGAGACCTTCTCAGTAGGACCAGTCTGTCCCAGTGCCTCGGCAGCAACCATTCTGAGGGCAAAACAGAAAGATCTAGGGGTacctgcctgctgtccccagtgctccccactGTGTCCCCCTGTacgggggtggggtggctgtCCGGGGTGGCTTCCCTGGCACCCAAGGGacagtggggagggggtggtgaTGGGTGTCAGCCAACGTCCTCTGGTGTCCCCAGTGTCCACTGGTGCCAGGCTTGGCACAATTGGGACCCTGTGTCATGGAATCAGGGGTCCCATCCCCTGCAGGATGGGGTTCCCCTGAAGCTGTCCCCATccatgtccctgtccccacccgtgtccctgtccccacccgTGTCCCCACTCCCACCCGTGTCCCCACACTGCTGCCGTGCAGACATGGGCCCCAAGGAGCTGCAGCCTTGGCTCATCAGCCTCATGGCCGTCGTCATCTTCCTCTTTATTGTCTTTGTGCTCCTGCTCATCAACCGGCTCTGGAAGATCAGGATGCACAG GAAGCAGGGCGACCTCCAGGAGACCCCAGGGGATGACAG GCTGGAGCGCACCGGCTGCGCCAACGCGGGGGCCGAGACGGACCGCGACGAGGAGAGCGACAGCGAGGAGCAGCGCCGGGCCACGGCCCTCTGA
- the SMIM24 gene encoding small integral membrane protein 24 isoform X5, translating into MAAALVLMVAYAIVGHLIKDLVHDFADWVFGPKPEEEKEVMAEGTVLEVEWLEEDAVLAEAKPEREGAGALPGMDVPLGLLTTVPRSSISFADTHKKRFF; encoded by the exons ATGGCGGCTGCCCTGGTGCTGATGGTGGCATACGCCATCGTGGGGCACCTCATCAAGGACCTGGTGCACGATTTCGCTG ACTGGGTGTTCGGGCCCAAGCcggaggaggagaaggaggtgatGGCCGAGGGGACTGTGCTGGAGGTGGAGTGGCTGGAGGAGGACGCGGTGCTGGCGGAGGCGAAGCCGGAGCGTGAAGGCGCTGGCGCCCTGCCCGGCATGGACGTCCCGCTGGGGCTGCTCACCACTGTCCCACGCAGCTCCATCTCCTTCGCCGACACCCACAAGAAGAGGTTTTTCTAG
- the DOHH gene encoding deoxyhypusine hydroxylase, whose protein sequence is MVTEQEVEAIGRRLVDAAQPLPARFRALFTLRNLGGPAAVDWISRAFGDGSALLKHELAYCLGQMQDEAAIPVLIRVLEDTSQEPMVRHEAGEALGAIGNPDVLDILKRYSEDPVVEVAETCQLAVRRLEWLQENKRELATSPYLSVDPAPPAEETDVAKLRETLLDESRVLFDRYRAMFALRNLGSQAAVLALADGLRSGSALFRHEIGYVLGQMQDEACVPQLTATLRSRTESPMVRHECAEALGSIAHPSCLETLRAFAHDEERVVRESCEVALDMYEYENGTQFQYADGLCKLQASA, encoded by the exons ATGGTGACAGAGCAGGAGGTGGAGGCCATCGGCCGGAGGCTGGTGGACGcggcccagcccctgcctgcccggtTCCGGGCCCTCTTCACCCTGCGCAACCTGGGCGGCCCTGCAGCCGTGGACTGGATCAGCCGGGCCTTCGGGGATGGCTCCGCGCTGCTGAAGCACGAGCTGGCCTACTGCCTGGGCCAGATGCAGGACGAAGCGGCCATCCCCGTGCTCATCCGGGTGCTGGAGGACACCAGCCAGGAGCCCATGGTCAGGCATGAGGCCG GTGAAGCCCTGGGTGCTATCGGGAATCCTGATGTGCTGGATATCCTGAAACGCTATTCGGAGGATCCTGTGGTTGAG gtgGCCGAGACGTGTCAGCTGGCAGTGAGAAGGCTAGAGTGGCTGCAGGAGAACAAGCGGGAGCTGGCCACCAGCCCATACCTCTCCGTGGATCCTGCTCCCCCTGCTGAGGAAACGGACGTTGCCAAGCTCCGTGAAACCCTCCTGGATGAATCACGCGTGCTGTTCGACCGCTACCGGGCCATGTTTGCCCTACGAAAcctggggagccaggctgctgtgctggcgCTGGCAGACG GGCTGCGCTCCGGCAGTGCCCTCTTCCGCCATGAAATTGGCTACGTGCTGGGCCAGATGCAAGATGAGGCCTGCGTCCCGCAGCTGACAGCCACGCTGCGCAGCCGCACCGAGAGCCCCATGGTGCGCCACGAGTGCGCTGAAGCCCTGGGCTCCATCgcccatccctcctgcctggaGACCCTGCGTGCCTTTGCCCACGATGAGGAGCGGGTGGTGCGGGAGAGCTGCGAGGTGGCGCTGGACATGTATGAGTACGAGAATGGCACCCAGTTCCAGTACGCCGACGGGCTCTGCAAGCTGCAGGCCTCCGCctga
- the HARBI1 gene encoding putative nuclease HARBI1 produces the protein MQERLVVLLCALAQRRAGGRRAMAGAAGWDGPQRRAWLRHYYSQRQKRLMTLLIARRRRTSCYFYPRAWPGIRSADWWERVVLKEFGPRDWLEKFRMSKETFFYVCNQLRPGLAPHSAHFHPTLPLEKRVAVALWHLATNVEYQTLSPLFGVGPSTVQTCVREVSYAVVLLLKPLYLRLPNEKELENMVRIFRTRWGFPHCIGALDSLHIPIHPPLRLSADYCNGQGWHSILTQATVDGLGQFWDVSTAFPGSMENSAVLESSSLWVLAKEGRLCPNPPKHFMGKAQKYVLLGDATYPLQDWILKPYQEDENLTQRQLQFNYRLKRAHSVIENAFLRLKARWQILLKCDDCSLELLPTLVLACCILHNVCEAHDNPFNEEWLEGTEPTELPKPCQPAPAAMEDGRAEQVRELMCQYFESCGEG, from the exons ATGCAGGAGcggctggtggtgctgctgtgcGCACTGGCgcagcggcgggcgggcgggcggcgggccatggccggggcggcgggctgGGACGGGCCGCAGCGGCGCGCCTGGCTCCGGCACTACTACAGCCAGCGGCAGAAGCGCCTCATGACG CTCCTGATCGCTCGCCGGAGGAGAACCAGCTGCTACTTCTACCCCCGCGCCTGGCCCGGCATCAGGAGTGCGGACTGGTGGGAGCGGGTGGTTCTGAAGGAGTTTGGGCCCCGGGACTGGCTGGAGAAGTTCCGGATGTCCAAGGAGACCTTCTTCTACGTCTGCAACCAGCTGCGGCCCGGGCTGGCTCCGCACAGCGCCCACTtccaccccaccctgcccctGGAGAAGAGGGTGGCCGTGGCCCTGTGGCACTTGGCCACCAACGTGGAGTACCAGACTCTCAGTCCGCTCTTTGGTGTGGGGCCCTCCACGGTGCAGACGTGTGTCCGGGAGGTGAGCTACGCTGTCGTCTTGCTGCTGAAGCCCCTCTACCTCCGGCTGCCCAACGAGAAGGAGCTGGAGAACATGGTGCGCATCTTCCGCACCCGCTGGGGCTTCCCGCACTGCATCGGTGCCCTGGACAGCCTTCACATCCCCATCCACCCACCCCTGCGCCTCAGCGCCGACTACTGCAATGGCCAGGGCTGGCACTCCATCCTGACACAAGCCACCGTGGACGGGTTGGGCCAGTTCTGGGACGTCTCCACTGCCTTCCCTGGCAGCATGGAGAACAGTGCTGTCCTGGAGAGCTCCAGCTTGTGGGTGCTGGCCAAGGAGGGCCGGCTCTGCCCCAACCCCCCCAAGCACTTCATGGGGAAGGCGCAGAAGTACGTGCTGCTGGGTGATGCCACCTACCCCTTGCAAGACTGGATCCTCAAGCCCTACCAGGAGGACGAGAACCTCACCCAACGGCAGCTGCAGTTCAACTACCGCCTGAAGCGGGCACACAGCGTGATCGAGAACGCCTTTCTGCGCCTGAAGGCACGCTGGCAGATCCTCCTGAAGTGCGACGACtgcagcctggagctgctgcccaccctcGTCCTCGCCTGCTGCATCCTGCACAACGTCTGCGAAGCCCATGACAACCCCTTCAatgaggagtggctggaggGCACCGAGCCGACCGAGTTGcccaagccctgccagcccGCGCCTGCTGCCATGGAGGATGGCCGGGCCGAGCAAGTGCGCGAGCTGATGTGCCAGTACTTCGAGAGCTGCGGGGAGGGCTGA